A window of Caldilineales bacterium genomic DNA:
AGCCACGTCTCGGCCGCCCCAATCAACGCACTCGCCCCCCACCCCACCACCGGGATCAACCGCAACGCCTGCTGCATCAGATAGCGCCCGCCCAAACTGACCCCCAGCGTCGCCAACAACTCCCGGCTACGATAATCCATCCCCGGCTGCCCAAAAGTCGCCCCCAACCGCAGCGCCATCCGCAACTGATTCGCCACCTGCAGCGGCAAATCCAGAAAAGGAATCGGCTCCGCCCCCAGCATCGCCGCCACCAGCACACTCTGGCGCAACACCCGCTGCACCACAACCCCCCGCGCCAGCGGCGCCTCGCGCGCCAGCGGGATCGCCAAGCGCGGCTGCACATCCAGCATCCGCTGCACCAACCCCTCCAGACCATCCGGCTGCACCCGACACGACACCGCCACCGGGCGCAACGCCAGCGGCCGGCGCAACGCCTCCGCCATCGCCGCCGCATCAGCCAGACAATCCGCCTTACTCAACACCGGCAACAGCGCCATCCCCTGGCAGCGCAACCGGCTGATCCAGCGCAACTCCTGCGGCCGCAACCCGGCCTCGCCATCCACCACATACAGCGCCAGATCCATCCCCTGCACCTCCTCCAACACCGACAGCGTCGCCAACTCTTCCTCCTCGCCCTCTGGCAGATCGACCAACGTAAAAAAGCCCTCGCGCGCCACCGTCGCCTGCTCAGCCATCCCCGCCGCCGCCTCCGGCGGCCACGGCTGCTGTCGCAACGCTGCCGCCAGCGTCGACTTCCCCGCCCCCCGCAAACCCACCACCGCCACCTGCCCCACCATCTCCCCATTCACCTCCGTCTGCACCTGATCCCAATCCGCCCCCGTCGCCAACCCGCGCAACACCCCCAACCCCGAGGTCGAATCCTCCAGCCACCCCCGCCATCCCGACGGCGAACCCTCCTGCCAGGTTGCCGCCTCCTGCTCCTGCCTGCCAGCAAAACGGTGCTGCTTCATCGCTTCCTCCTGATAGAGCGACATCGGCTCGAAAGAAAACTCGCAAACT
This region includes:
- a CDS encoding 50S ribosome-binding GTPase — translated: MKQHRFAGRQEQEAATWQEGSPSGWRGWLEDSTSGLGVLRGLATGADWDQVQTEVNGEMVGQVAVVGLRGAGKSTLAAALRQQPWPPEAAAGMAEQATVAREGFFTLVDLPEGEEEELATLSVLEEVQGMDLALYVVDGEAGLRPQELRWISRLRCQGMALLPVLSKADCLADAAAMAEALRRPLALRPVAVSCRVQPDGLEGLVQRMLDVQPRLAIPLAREAPLARGVVVQRVLRQSVLVAAMLGAEPIPFLDLPLQVANQLRMALRLGATFGQPGMDYRSRELLATLGVSLGGRYLMQQALRLIPVVGWGASALIGAAETWLLGRALASYYAAGWEGLSGRELLARAKPERQRWGGKAGWRQGGRWGRIGFRRSTAVVVGSEEAEDASGAGCAHEG